Proteins encoded by one window of Arachis ipaensis cultivar K30076 chromosome B04, Araip1.1, whole genome shotgun sequence:
- the LOC110271643 gene encoding uncharacterized protein LOC110271643 translates to MEFKEAVREYYIQEGRRIWFKKNDNVRMRAVCKDASCGWLVYASNNTENNCWQIKTFMDDHTCARETKNRLANRKWLACKLVKKLRKYPNLRHSEAAQYFKTKCDLELNKSSLTRALGDARSVVYGDATAQYGMVRDYGLTLLKSNPGSTVTVGVIPQPNPDDDPVFEKMYVCLEGCKKGFLAGCRPLIGLDGAFLKTRHGGQILSAIGQDANNHIYVIAYAIVPVENTEN, encoded by the coding sequence ATGGAGTTCAAAGAGGCTGTGCGTGAGTATTACATACAAGAGGGTAGAAGGATTTGGTTTAAGAAGAACGATAACGTGAGGATGAGAGCTGTGTGTAAGGATGCGAGCTGTGGCTGGCTTGTGTATGCCTCTAACAATACTGAGAACAATTGCTGGCAGATCAAGACATTCATGGATGACCACACCTGTGCAAGAGAGACCAAAAACAGACTAGCTAATAGGAAGTGGCTAGCCTGCAAATTGGTGAAGAAACTAAGAAAATACCCGAATCTGAGACACTCCGAGGCTGCACAATATTTTAAGACTAAATGTGATCTGGAACTAAACAAGTCTTCACTGACCAGGGCCTTAGGAGATGCTAGATCTGTTGTGTACGGTGATGCAACTGCCCAATATGGCATGGTGAGAGATTATGGGCTGACACTGTTGAAGAGCAATCCAGGATCCACTGTCACAGTTGGGGTTATACCTCAGCCTAACCCTGATGATGATCCAGTTTTCGAGAAGATGTATGTCTGTTTGGAGGGATGTAAAAAAGGATTTCTAGCTGGTTGCAGACCCCTCATAGGCTTGGATGGGGCTTTTCTGAAGACCCGGCATGGTGGTCAGATATTGTCTGCAATTGGCCAAGATGCAAACAATCATATATATGTTATTGCCTATGCAATTGTCCCTGTTGAGAACACTGAAAACTAG
- the LOC107635590 gene encoding disease resistance protein RPP13-like — MADGVVSFLIQNLSQLLVDEAKLLSGVEGKVKSLISELKFIDIFLKSSEGKRNNNIVKEVVNQIRDVAYEAEDVVDNYVANVSLHRSRSILGKMFHCVGQAMMLHNVDAEIENIKRSISEIYSNRDKYGIGEGEFQCGGEATPAATEALRKRRRDVEEEDVVGLVHESDTVIKKLLKTDSRLQIASIIGMGGLGKTTLARKIYNSKKVKEKYPFRAWGYVSNEYRAKELLLSLIRCLSTWKSNEESEEELKEHLRECLNGKKYLIVLDDIWKTEVWDDVKGAFPDDNNGSRILITSRIGEVAAYMGTMPPYFLPFLTEEQSWELFSKKVFRGEEDCPPDLKDLGMSIVESCSGLPLAIVVLAGHVSKKEKSLREWSRIKEHWLRVRDNNTVVVMDILKLSYDSLPQKLKSCFLYFAIYPEDYEIPARNLIQLWVAEGFIQIPETGTSDTLALEDIAEYYLEELVDRSLVQVASKRSDGGVKTCRIHDLLRDLCVSESKASKFIEIHRELDINKSNSRKMSFHHSTQFSSSPNKNNHFHTHSLFLFGEELTWDDESKGCKQFRKSFKLARVLHLNKVLLDLPPSGLKLMIHLRYLKIKTDSRSAENILDSISNLRNLETLHLSCDWVVSIPIKIWKLKRLRHFNLRIKEISQMSRVTNNERMSNLQTLCEVPLYSETISMLNNNGSFPNLKKLGLCFYPNFQQSSTGAANLSSLSMNHLSKLCTLKIRGDLFNPFSANGFKSTFFPSNIEKITLVDFKELDFKALGKLRNLRILKLRRGSTGDGIHCVAGEFPALQMLQMKEVKVERWIQDEGAMPSLSRLIIKGGAVEDLPLQLQSLASIK, encoded by the coding sequence ATGGCAGATGGTGTCGTTTCCTTCCTGATTCAGAACTTGTCACAGCTGCTTGTTGATGAAGCGAAGCTGCTGTCCGGTGTGGAGGGAAAAGTCAAGTCCCTCATCAGCGAGCTCAAGTTCATAGACATCTTCCTCAAGAGTTCAGAGGGGAAGCGCAACAACAACATAGTTAAGGAAGTTGTGAACCAGATTAGAGATGTTGCCTATGAAGCTGAAGATGTTGTTGACAACTACGTCGCCAATGTTAGCCTCCACAGAAGCAGAAGCATCCTGGGGAAGATGTTCCATTGTGTTGGCCAAGCTATGATGCTTCATAATGTGGATGCTGAGATTGAGAATATCAAGAGATCCATTTCTGAGATATACAGCAACAGGGACAAGTATGGCATTGGAGAAGGTGAGTTCCAGTGTGGTGGAGAAGCTACCCCAGCTGCCACGGAGGCACTCCGGAAGAGGAGAAGGGATGTGGAGGAAGAAGATGTGGTTGGATTGGTTCATGAGTCTGATACTGTCATTAAGAAACTCTTGAAGACAGATTCACGGCTTCAAATAGCTTCCATAATTGGTATGGGTGGTTTGGGAAAGACTACCCTTGCTAGGAAGATCTACAATAGTAAGAAGGTGAAGGAGAAGTATCCATTTCGTGCATGGGGTTATGTGTCTAATGAGTATAGAGCTAAAGAGTTATTGTTGAGCCTTATTCGGTGTTTGTCAACATGGAAATCTAATGAAGAAAGTGAAGAGGAACTGAAGGAGCATCTAAGAGAGTGCTTGAATGGGAAGAAGTACTTAATTGTGCTTGATGATATTTGGAAAACAGAAGTGTGGGATGATGTAAAAGGAGCTTTTCCAGATGACAATAATGGTAGCAGAATCTTGATAACGAGTCGAATTGGAGAGGTAGCTGCTTATATGGGAACAATGCCTCCTTACTTCCTTCCATTTCTCACTGAAGAACAAAGCTGGGAACTTTTCTCCAAGAAAGTGTTTAGAGGAGAAGAAGATTGTCCACCTGATCTAAAAGATTTAGGCATGTCAATTGTTGAAAGCTGTAGTGGCTTACCTCTTGCTATTGTGGTGCTAGCTGGGCATGTTTCCAAGAAGGAAAAGTCTCTTAGAGAGTGGTCAAGAATCAAAGAACATTGGCTTCGTGTTCGTGACAACAACACTGTGGTGGTGATGGACATACTAAAACTTAGCTATGACAGTTTGCCTCAAAAATTGAAGTCTTGCTTTTTATACTTTGCAATCTATCCTGAAGATTATGAGATCCCTGCAAGAAACCTTATCCAGTTATGGGTAGCTGAAGGTTTTATACAAATTCCAGAAACTGGAACATCAGATACATTAGCACTGGAAGACATTGCAGAGTATTACTTAGAAGAGTTGGTTGATCGTAGTCTGGTGCAAGTGGCAAGCAAGAGGAGCGATGGGGGCGTAAAAACATGTCGAATTCATGATCTTCTTCGCGATCTTTGCGTATCTGAGAGCAAAGCAAGTAAATTCATAGAGATACACAGAGAGTTGGACATCAACAAATCCAACTCTAGAAAGATGTCTTTCCACCACAGCACACAATTCTCATCCTCACCAAACAAAAACAACCACTTTCACACACATTCCTTGTTCCTCTTTGGAGAAGAGCTTACCTGGGATGATGAATCAAAAGGATGTAAACAGTTCAGGAAAAGCTTCAAGTTGGCCCGTGTTCTACACCTCAACAAAGTGTTGTTGGATTTGCCACCTAGTGGCTTGAAGCTGATGATCCATCTAAGGTACTTGAAGATAAAAACAGATTCTAGATCTGCTGAAAATATTTTAGATTCTATATCCAACCTTAGGAATCTAGAAACACTGCATTTAAGTTGTGACTGGGTGGTCTCCATCCCAATCAAGATATGGAAGTTGAAGCGGTTGAGGCATTTCAACTTGAGAATCAAAGAGATTTCTCAGATGTCTAGAGTAACAAACAATGAAAGAATGTCCAACCTTCAAACCCTTTGTGAAGTACCTCTCTATTCAGAAACTATATCAATGCTTAACAACAATGGAAGCTTCCCTAACTTAAAGAAGCTGGGTTTATGTTTCTATCCAAACTTCCAGCAATCTTCTACAGGTGCTGCCAATCTTTCATCACTTAGCATGAACCACCTTAGCAAACTATGCACACTCAAAATAAGAGGTGATCTCTTTAATCCATTCAGTGCAAATGGATTTAAGTCAACGTTTTTTCCATCAAACATTGAGAAGATTACCTTGGTAGACTTCAAGGAATTGGACTTTAAAGCTCTGGGGAAACTCCGGAATCTGAGAATTTTGAAACTGAGAAGAGGATCAACAGGGGATGGTATTCATTGTGTGGCCGGAGAGTTCCCGGCGCTTCAAATGCTTCAGATGAAGGAAGTGAAGGTTGAGAGGTGGATACAAGATGAAGGTGCAATGCCAAGTCTTAGTCGTTTGATCATCAAAGGTGGTGCAGTGGAAGACCTTCCTCTACAACTTCAATCCTTGGCTTCCATTAAATAG
- the LOC107635591 gene encoding probable protein phosphatase 2C 33 yields MTQAVEVLNRYGTDLVGEARGSDSECLAGFECFLNIVRALGMGSCISEAGGHSPPLLPIQPDTNMDGGKKRRLKGSPSFDYKVPGRMHLNGSSDVASMYCKQGRKGINQDAMLVWENFCSKEDTIFCGVFDGHGPYGHRVARKVRDSFPLKLSAQWDFHRKSTDGLSDQGSAAGSYKSEEIGFRLVDEKPRLTDHEPDGTDTILTLKESFLKASKIMDKELKLHPDIDCFCSGTTAVTLVKQGKDLVIGNVGDSRAILGTRDHDDNLIAVQLTIDLKPNLPREEERIRLRKGRVFPLQNEPDVARVWLPNSDFPGLAMARAFGDFCLKDFGLISVPDVSYHRLTENDEFVVLATDGIWDVLSNEEVVDIVASAPRPSAARSLVESAVKAWRMKFPLCKVDDCAAVCLFVDSNSDSGSASTADDSTLEPPIDQSEQSSLLSEKGTGVDAEKQQQ; encoded by the exons ATGACTCAG GCTGTGGAGGTTCTAAACCGGTATGGAACGGATCTTGTTGGTGAAGCCAGGGGTTCTGATTCTGAGTGTTTGGCGGGTTTTGAGTGTTTCTTGAACATCGTGAGGGCACTGGGGATGGGGTCATGCATCTCAGAGGCTGGTGGTCACTCTCCTCCCCTTCTTCCAATCCAGCCAGACACCAATATGGATGGTGGGAAGAAGAGGAGGTTGAAGGGTTCCCCTTCCTTTGATTACAAAGTGCCTGGGAGAATGCACCTGAATGGGTCCAGCGATGTTGCATCTATGTACTGCAAGCAAGGTAGAAAAGGGATCAACCAAGATGCTATGCTTGTTTGGGAG AACTTCTGTTCAAAGGAGGACACCATTTTTTGTGGTGTTTTTGATGGTCATGGACCTTATGGCCATAGGGTTGCAAGGAAAGTCAGGGATTCTTTCCCTTTAAAACTTAGCGCTCAATGGGATTTCCACCGCAAGAGTACAGATGGGCTGAGTGATCAGGGCAGTGCCGCAGGAAGTTACAAATCTGAAGAGATTGGGTTTAGACTGGTTGATGAGAAACCTAGATTGACTGATCATGAGCCTGATGGAACAGATACTATCTTGACATTAAAAGAATCCTTTTTGAAGGCTTCTAAGATTATGGATAAGGAACTGAAACTGCATCCTGATATTGATTGCTTTTGCAGCGGGACTACAGCTGTTACCTTGGTTAAGCAG GGCAAGGACCTTGTTATTGGAAATGTTGGGGACTCCAGAGCTATATTGGGTACCCGAGATCATGATGATAATCTTATTGCTGTTCAATTGACAATTGACCTCAAGCCAAATCTTCCCA GGGAAGAAGAGCGAATCAGGCTTCGTAAAGGAAGGGTCTTTCCCCTTCAGAATGAACCGGATGTTGCTCGAGTTTGGCTGCCTAACTCTGATTTCCCTGGTCTTGCTATGGCAAGGGCTTTTGGAGATTTTTGCTTGAAGGACTTTGGACTGATTTCAGTTCCAGATGTGTCATATCATCGCCTTACTGAGAATGATGAATTTGTTGTATTAGCAACAGATGGG ATATGGGATGTTTTATCAAATGAAGAGGTTGTGGACATCGTGGCATCTGCTCCACGCCCTTCTGCGGCTCGATCACTGGTGGAGTCAGCTGTTAAAGCATGGAGGATGAAGTTCCCTTTGTGCAAGGTTGATGATTGTGCTGCAGTTTGCCTCTTCGTTGATTCAAATTCGGACTCGGGTTCGGCATCGACCGCAGATGACTCAACACTAGAGCCACCAATTGACCAATCCGAGCAGTCTTCTCTCCTTAGCGAGAAGGGAACTGGCGTGGATGCTGAAAAACAGCAACAATAG